CAAACTCAGTTCTGCCCCGAGTGCACAtttcgttttttgttgttgtgggttTAATACCATATGGGCCACATTTGCTAAACATATCTGCTGTACAAAAAGTAATtttagataaaagggtctgctgctgctgaatGTCCAAATAAGTATATATTCTCTATTCCACACTACATCATGTCATCTTGCTGTTGATGGCCGGGTTCTGTCCGCACCAGTACAGcttatcctcccctctcttcttcctccactGACACATCAACAGCATCTTAAAGGTCTTCTGAAAAGTCTTATTACACAACGCATAACACATGGGGTTGATGGTGCTGTTGACATAGCAGAGCCAGTAGCCCAGGTGCCAGAGAGACACAGGGATACAGTCAGAACAGAAGGTGGAGATGAGCACCATGATGTTGTACGGCGTCCATGTTAGGATGAAGGCCAGGAGGATGGCACTGAGGGTCTGGGCAGCCTTCTTCTCCTTGATGAGGACCATCCTCTTCCTCTTGGTGATCTGGCTCTTCAGGGAGGGGTCCATGGGCTtggggggggtggtggtggtggaggatgaTGGAGAGGAGTTCTGGTGGTGGTTCTGACCTCCTGTCTGGTCAGACTCAGAGGGACATGGAGGAGCTGGTTTGAGGTCTGTGTTGTTGGTGATTTTGTCATTCTGAGGAGGGCTGCTGGTATCCTTCGAGACCAATTTGAACTTGTAGGAGATTCCCTTCTTGCTGGGTTTTTTCAGTGGTGGAGTGGCGGTCTGGAAATACTTGCCTTCTTCGTTATCACCATAATCGGCGGCCGTCTGTCCTTTCTCTGTCTGACTTTGAACTTGACCTTTGAATGTCCCCTGAGAGGTTGCCGCGGAAACAGGATGGTGAGTCTCCTCGGACGAGGTGTAGCTGTTAAAGGAGGTGATCTGGTCAGCATGGGCCCAGGCCAGCTCGTCTGACCGGGTTGTGGTCTTGGTGACGTTGCTCTGGTTGGACGAGGACCACGAGGCCTGGTTCCTCCTGTCACTCCTGTCGTTACTGGAGCCAAAACAGGACTGTAACATAACTGTTTTCTGTGGTTTATTAGCAGTCTCTGGGTGACCAGATGTGGTGAGGCCCTGCAGCTCAGCCAGGTCCTTTGTGCGTTTCTCTGTCTCCTTGTAGATCCTACTGTAAAGGAGGGTCATGATGGAGACAGGGATGTAGAATGCTGCGATGGCCGTGCCGAACGTGATCACCGGCTCGGAGAAGAACTGGATCTGGCACTGGTCTGCCGGGACCGTCCTCTCTCCTGCAAAATACTGCCAGCACAGGATAGGCGGTGCCCAGAGGACAAACGACACAAACCACGCTAAGCCAATCATAATAGCCGCTCTCTTCGGCGTCCTCTTGGCTCTATAGGTCAGCGGCCTTGTGATGGAGAAGTATCTGTCGAAACTGATGACTAACAAGTTCATAACGGAGGCGTTGCTGGCCACATAATCCAGGGCTAACCAGAGGTCACAGGCTAGGTTCCCTAAGGACCAATAGCCCATTAGGATGTATGAGGTGTATAAGTTCATGGACAGGGCTCCTATTATGAGGTCAGCGAAGGCTAAGCTGAGAAGGTAGTAGTTGTTGACTGTCTTTAGTTGACTGTTGACCTTGAACGACAGCATCACCAGAACATTGCCTACGACTGTTATAAGGCTGACGATGGCCGATATGGTCGCTATGGTGATGACCTCCCATAGGTTGTGTGGGACAGGCTGAATGTCTGATGTGTTGCCATCAAATGTTGAGTTTTGGATCTGGAGGTCCTCAATGTCCATTTTGTTGGTTTAGTGTCTGTCTCGCTATGTTACAGTGAGGAGATAGGTATGGAATTGTCTCTCTGTGGCTCCATTATGATTTACTGTGGGCTCCCCTGAAAGAAAAGAAAATACAAGGATAAGACACACTATCTACTGTATATGTCAGTGTATCTTTCAAAATCAGTTTATGCTTTATAATTTGTCATGTTTTCTGTTTGGTGTAAGTATTTAAACATTCATTTGTCGTTCATGTTTTCATATCTTGGAGTCATTACATTTTGGAGTCATACAATTATTAATTATTGTCAGGCGGAACCAATGACGCAGCCTGTCGAACGTTGCCTTTTTTCGGGGGACGATGTTACATGTAACACCAATCGCTTTGTATTAGCGTTACACTCTAAACAGTACAACGTTCATTTGATACCGATGGAGGGAAAACCGAACAGGGGCCGTCAAACTAGCTggaagagaggtggaggtggagttggagttggagcgaggggtggaggtggagttggagcgaggggtggagggggagttggagcgaggggtggagggggagttGGAGCgaggggtggaggtggagttggagcgaggggtggagggggagttggagcgaggggtggagggggagttggagcgaggggtggagggggagttggagcgaggggtggagggggagctGGCGGGGAAAGTGACAGCGGGACCTCGGGTGGTGAACACAGGGCCCGGGGAAGAGGACGATATGGAACTGGAAGGGGAAAAAGGGATCATTATCGAGGCCGTGGCTGTCAACCTACCCCATTTGGAAGGGTGAGGAGCTGATTAAAGTTCTGTACATGTTCAAATAGCTGTTGTTGCAATAACGATAATCAGTTTATTAGCTAACTTAGTTAGCCGACATGTTAAACATCTCCGGAAAGTCGTTTAACAAAAATGTGCTAGCTATCGAAACGTTTTTCAAGTTCATGCGAGACGCATCATTGGAAGTAGTGGTGGGGAGTCGACCCCAAAATAATCGATTCCTCCTTGCCTGTCGACTCCCATTTCTGGGTGTCAAGAGATTCAGTATTTTTGCAACGGAGGAAATACAAACGCAACAATTTCTATAACCCCAAataccaccatggggcactctgttcacaatgttgacatcagcaaatcgctcGGCCACACAACGTCATACAcgcggttgtgagaccggttggacgttTTGCCAAATTTTCGAAAATGCCGTTGGCGAtggcttattgtagagaaatgaacattcaattatctggcaacagccttggtggacattcctgcagccagcaCTGTCAATTGcactcctaccctgttcctggagagctagcttcctgtaggttttcactccaaccctgttcctggagagctagctTCCTGTAtgttttcattccaaccctgttcctggagagctagcttcctgtaggttttcactcctaccctgttcctggagagctagcttcctgtaggttttcattccaaccctgttcctggagagctagcttccagtaggttttcactcctaccctgttcctggagagcaagcttcctgtaggttttcactccaaccctgttcctggagagctagcttcctgtaggttttcattccaaccctgttcctggagagctagcttcctgtaggttttcactcctaccctgttcctggagagctagcttcctgtaggttttcattccaaccctgttcctggagagctagcttcctgtaggttttcattccaaccctgttcctggagagctagcttcctgtaggttttcactcttaccctgttcctggagagctagcttcctgtaggttttcactccaaccctgttcctggagagctagcttcctgtaggttttcactccaaccctgttcctggagagctaccatcctgtaggttttcattcctaccctgttcctggagagctagcttcctgtaggttttcactagctctccaggaacagggtaggagagcccTGTCCTAGGCAATAGATCGCAAAGCAGCATCCCTGCTAAACTTTTTGAAAATGGCAAAGTTGACTttctcatctgtaaacacagtcaaGTGTAAATACAGTTCAGCAGCTCAAATCAGCAGGATGCGGGGCGTTGTTATCAGGAAGGACGTCTACCATGGATGGATCGCTAAAATAATGATTAGGATCACGCTTCATCAATTTAAATGTTACGGGGGAGACCTATACATTTGGCAGTCAAGCACAAGTTATCAGTGTACCCTGTTATCGTCTAGACATGACGTTGACATATCTTCACGCCTACAATACAAATATCCAGGCTTCTGTCATAAGTCAATTCAATTTGAAATAAATGTATAATTACACGGGGGCAGTTTGGAAAAACTAATCCTGTGTGAATGGTCCTCTGGAATAACGCACATGCTTGGATAATAATTACAAAACCAACATCTCTAGTAATACCTGTCTGAATAGGGCTATAACATGGCAAAGAATAGGCTTAAagacaatttatgcttgatctgatAATGTGGTCGGAGGTGCCATACGGATGGTGTGACGCAATCGCGGAGCCTCCGGAGGCATGCAGAGGACAGATTGAGCTGTGTACCACATTGCCAAGCGCCGGCCAAATTTTGGAACAGtgcggagggctccgtatagctccacgttgacatgattggttgacggtaggcgAGGGCAGGAGGTccagtataaacacaaactcacatccttgacaacttccttcacaacagatCTGCTCAGCGAGAAGTGTAAATGCCCTGACTCCTGCAGAGGCCATATCGCAGTTTATGCTGTACAGCTACTGCAGTCGTCGGATTGACCATGAAGAGCCTTTTCATCAGCAGAGAGTGCGCCGCGTCATCCCATGGGATCCGTCAAGACTGCACACAGCACAAATATCACTGAAATATTCTAGTTCCTTCACATCACCTTCTATATTCAAACAAAATAGGCCTTTTATTGGAAAATGGGCAGCATCATGCTCATGTCAGTCCTCTAGAACGCACATGTAGTCTTCCTAGTAGAACTCTGCTATAATGacgtggtgtgtatgtgtgtgcgcgcattCGTTTCAATGTGTTTTCGGAGTCGAGCAAGAGTCAACTCCTTTTGACTCCTATCACAGGAAGTCtgcactaagtgcaaaccagatgggatggcgtattgctgcagaatgctgtgatagctatgccggttaagtgtgccttgaattctaaataaatcactgaccgtgtcaccagtaaagaagaagagacttgcttgggccatacTGACCAGGGGGCaccagtctctaaggtgcagggtagagtgccaggtggtagccggctagaacagtcactgaggctagtggtgactgtttgacattctgatggcctggagatagaagctgtttttcagtctctccgtCTCAGCTTTGAGGCACCTGTACTGTCTCAACCTTCTAGAATCTAGATGGTAGAGGGGTGAACAGGCCTTGGCTCTggaggctgaggtccttgatgatcttggccttcctgtgacaccgggtgctgtagatatcCTGGAAAGCAGGCAGTTTGCCTGGTGTTGTGGTCAATGTTTTTGGTGTTGCTATGCACAATGCCTCGCATGTCAAATGTCCAGTGACTGAGTGTCACTTCTCACCTCGGCAGGGatgtaaacatgtttttatttattttgggatCAACACATTTAATCAAAGTCAATGTCCTCATTCAACATCATTTTCACACATGGAAAAAGTTGGAGATGACCTTCAACTGTAAACTTGAGAGGACTCAACAGCAGCACTATAGGTGTGCACCTGTGTCAATGGCTTTTTATCATTCATTTACACGTGTTGTGTCCTCTTGATGTCTTTCTCTGTCCTACTGACTCTTCTGTTGATACTACAGGGCCAGGATGAAGGGAACAGGATGGATGAGGATGAGGGGATGGAGGTTTTCACCAAGAGGAAATTGGAGTCTAACTGGGATCGTTACAAGGAGTCAGAGAAGGAGGAGCCTAGTGATGACACGCCCACACAGAGAGGGACGGACTACCACGTCCTCCTCGAATCAGCAGGTAAGGAATACATGACGGTTTCCTTGGAAATGGCCAGTGTGGTTCTGACGACATGTTCAGCTCTGTCCTGACTGACAGTCATCCAGAATATTCTTGCTTGTGTTGCTGGTCTTTGATGAACAGCGACGTCAGTCTGCCTGTCAGTTAGGTTAGTCTTACAACATGTGACAGTTTCAGAAGACGTGTCTCTGTCTTTATGTGGCCCATGCAGAACAGAATAAACGTGGCAGACACTTAGCTAGACATTGTGTTGGGAAGGCAGACAGAGGAATATCATATTCCTCAGTGACGGCACTAGATTCACTCATGCTTGGAGAATGAGAGGCAGGCATACTACTTAACATTGGCCATTGCTCTCCAATTCTAAATACTGTGAATATCTAGAGAAGCAGTCTTTTACTGACACAGCATAGCCTAGATATTCTAGCCTAGATATTCTAGCCTAGATATTCTAGCCTAATTCAACTCCCTGAGATAGCAGAAGTAGCACAAGGCAGGCGCATAACATTAAATATGTATCTTTTTATTTTGGGTTGAaaaagtgtgtatatataatctgTTGGCATATTCAAGAAAGGGCTAAAGAAAATAACTTAGTGCCTCTTTTAAAGCGACATCATTTGCACTTTTCACTCAGACAAAACCCTAATACACCCTTTAATCCGTGTATCCTCTCCGCAGGATGATTGATATCAATGAGGTTTATTTGTGTCATCTGTTTCTGAGGAGTAaccatgtgtagaattgcaggaaatttgctttaaaacaaacaaaaatctcATCCCTATGAATAAAtctgtagaatagcaggaaactAGCTTGAAAACAGTACAAGTGTGTCTccgcccatggcaaaatgtgtagaattgcaggacatttCTCTGCGGACCAGAAGGACGGCCTTTAACATTTTCGATCAGagattttactctctctctctctttctgcctttctccaccccctctctccctgccctccctctgctgctctccccttcccccctctctcactgccctccctctgctgctctccccttctctccctctttcactctcccctttctctccctctgccgctctccccttctcttcctgccctccctctttctccctctcagtgTAACAGATGTCAGAGGGTTACTGTGGTGATGTTGGCCTGGTGGCCCCGCTCTCCTCTCTGATGGTACCTggggtgatgtgtgtgatgtgctGGCCCCTCGCTACATGTTTTGCCCACACTGCCAGATTAGTCtatgtaaaggagagagagaggaccagttcactaccagattagtctatgtaaaggagagagagaggaccagttcactaccagattagtctaggtaaaggagagaggaccagtccactaccagattagtctaggtaaaggagagagagaggaccagtccactaccagattagtctaggtaaaggagagaggaccagttcactaccagattagtctaggtaaaggagagaggaccagttcactaccagattagtctaggtaaaggagagaggaccagtccactaccagattagtctaggtaaaggagagagagaggaccagttcactaccagattagtctaggtaaaggagagaggaccagtccactaccagattagtctaggtaaaggagagaggaccagttcactaccagattagtctaggtaaaggagagaggaccagtccactaccagattagtctaggtaaaggagagagagaggaccagtccactaccagattagtctaggtaaaggagagaggaccagttcactaccagattagtctaggtaaaggagagaggaccagttcactaccagattagtctaggtaaaggagagaggaccagtccactaccagattagtctaggtaaaggagagagagaggaccagttcactaccagat
This region of Salvelinus alpinus chromosome 8, SLU_Salpinus.1, whole genome shotgun sequence genomic DNA includes:
- the LOC139582534 gene encoding muscarinic acetylcholine receptor M5-like: MDIEDLQIQNSTFDGNTSDIQPVPHNLWEVITIATISAIVSLITVVGNVLVMLSFKVNSQLKTVNNYYLLSLAFADLIIGALSMNLYTSYILMGYWSLGNLACDLWLALDYVASNASVMNLLVISFDRYFSITRPLTYRAKRTPKRAAIMIGLAWFVSFVLWAPPILCWQYFAGERTVPADQCQIQFFSEPVITFGTAIAAFYIPVSIMTLLYSRIYKETEKRTKDLAELQGLTTSGHPETANKPQKTVMLQSCFGSSNDRSDRRNQASWSSSNQSNVTKTTTRSDELAWAHADQITSFNSYTSSEETHHPVSAATSQGTFKGQVQSQTEKGQTAADYGDNEEGKYFQTATPPLKKPSKKGISYKFKLVSKDTSSPPQNDKITNNTDLKPAPPCPSESDQTGGQNHHQNSSPSSSTTTTPPKPMDPSLKSQITKRKRMVLIKEKKAAQTLSAILLAFILTWTPYNIMVLISTFCSDCIPVSLWHLGYWLCYVNSTINPMCYALCNKTFQKTFKMLLMCQWRKKRGEDKLYWCGQNPAINSKMT